GCAAGCCCTGATGATGTATGGGCCGTACGCTCCGTAGGTATCGGACAGGCAAGAGGCATGGAAGTATTCCTGGACAAAAATGGACAGTACACTTTTCTATTCGATAAGAACAATGAAGTGGTGATCGGAAGCAGCCGCCCGGTTACCCAGGGAGATATTGCTGTGAGAGCGCGCTACAAAAGATTTACACTGGCCGTTTTCTGCCGCTACATTGTACAGGAAATGAAATTCAATGATGCACTTTACAATAAAGTGGAAAATATCAGCAAGGCTCAGATGGAGTATAACCAGGACAAGCGGGCGCTGTACGTTCGCTGGAAACAAGCGGGAGATGATGCCAGCTTTCTCGGTATTACCAATACTACATTGGGCATGTCATCCCGTTTTCTGCAAAAAGAGAATTCCTTCGCTGTCAATAATATCACTTTCAACTACGATCTGCTGGATCAGTATTCACAGGGACTGAAAGCTTATATCAGGAAAAAACTTGGCCTGGAAACATTTGGTTTCTCTTTAACCACCACCAATATTTTCCAGTTCAAGCTATCCAATATACAAAGGGAAAGAGGACTTGATTATCCTTTCCAGCGTAGCATCACCCTGAATGTAAACATGACTTTCTAAAACTGCGTTATGAAAATTAAAGCAATTGGTAAACCAACCGTTTTTATATTCCTGATACTGGGGCTGTTGTTGCTGCAATCCTCATCCTGCAAAAAATTCCTGCAGGTACAGCCGAGGGATTATATGTTTGAAGAAGAGGCCTTCTCTACTCCCAAAGGAGTGGAATCTGTGCTGAATGGAATATATCAGTCCCTGGCCGACTCCCTTTCATATGGCAATGCCCTTTCTCTGAATGCAACGGAGAACATGGCGCAATATTATTATTCTTTCCGGGGTCCATACAGCAATGTATTCAGAGACTTCATTTATGTAGTGCCTGAGGCCAGAACGGCGCTGAATAATATCTGGAGCCAGTCTTACCGGACCATCCTCGGCGTCAACAATTTTTGCGAAAGGCTGGAAGCACCTTCATTCAATGTACTGCCTGCTGCGCAAAGGAATATTATGCTGGGAGAAGCCTATGCAATCAGGGCTTATCTGCATTTTGACCTTCTTCGTATGTTCGGCCCTGTTTATGCAAAGGATGCGGCTAAGCAAGCTATCCCATATGTAAGGATCGTTGCCAGGGAAGCGCAACCGGTATTACCCGCCAACGAAGTGGTCACAGCCATAATGAAAGACCTGGAAGCTTCATTGGCATTACTTGAAAATGATCCTGTGCGCACGAAAGGACCAGATTGGTCAACTGCTTCGGCAGAAGGTCAGGCTGTTGATTATTTATCCAACCGCCAGAGGAGGATGAACTATTTTGCCGTGAAAGCCTTTGCTGCAAGGGTATTGCTGTACGCCGGTAAAAAATCGGAAGCATGGAATTCTGTACAGTCGATGCTCACTGCTCAGGAAGCTTTCTTCCCATGGCCAACGGAACCGGATTATAACAAGGACCCACTGCTTAGCAAAGAAACATTTTTCGGAATCGAGAACAGGAAAATGTACGATTATGACCGCCGGATGTTCAGTGCCTTATTGAATGATGAGGTTATTGCTACACCCGCACCTGCCCGACTGGATGAGATATACAATGCCGCTTCAAAAGATCTTCGCCTGAAGTATTGGTTCAAGGTGGGGCTTGAAGGAGACAAGACCTACAAGGTGATGACCAAGTTCAGCAATACCACTGTTGCGAGTTCCTGGCTCAGGTATTTCCAGCCACTGATCAGGAAGTCCGAACTCTACCTCATTGCTGCGGAAACTGCTCCTGTATTGGAACAGGGATATTATTACCTGAACACATTAAGGGTTAACAAGGGACTTCCTCCGGTGCAATACCAGCCCGGAAGCACCACTGCGGAACTGATGTCGAATATCCGGGCTGAATACCAGCGCGAGTTCATCGGCGAGGGACAATTATTCTTTATGTTCAAAAGACTGAATCTCGCAGAGATCCCTTCCTATACAGGCGCAGCCACTATTCCCATGGATGACTGGAAATATGTTCCTCCTGTTCCGGATGATGAATCCTGGTATCGTTGATCCTTCCAAAACCATCACTCAATACTATACGCTAAAAGAATCATATATGGCCGGGAAAAAAAGTTTTTGTTTACAGGTAGTCCTCTGCATTGCAGCCGTCTTTTCACTCGCTGCATGTAAAAAAGTGGAACCCGAGAAATTTTCCGCTAACGATTTTCTCTATTTTATCAATAAGAATTACAGTGAGGTAATACTTACTGTTAACATGAATGCGATCTATGCAAAACAACAGGAGTATAATTTCCTGATCACCTGGAACCAGACGGATTCATTCCGTACCAATATCGATCCCACATACCAGCTTTATGTCCAGGCGGATGGCAGATTAGCGGACAGAAAGCGAGCAGTTTCTCTGGAGATCGAAGGAAATGGAAAGGAGTTCGCGGTTTTCCCTGATCCTGATTCCATCTATATTCCAGCCAATTCCATTGGGTATAAACTGGACATGAAACTGGCCAGACCACCACTGTCTGATACCGGCGTAAAAACGCTGACCATAACGCTAAAGAACAACGAAGATTTCAAACCTGAAGAGCATGCATGGCACAAAGTCACCTATGTATTCGGGAATATGGTAAAGCCCACCAGATTCTACAGCTCCATTGTTGATAAGTACGGAGAGTTTTCGCCAGCCAAAATGTATGCTGTCAGAGAGGCGGTAGCAAGAAAGGACAAATCATTCTGGGAAACAGATCCTGACGTGATCCTCCTGAACACCAGCCTGCAGAATTTAGGCGCAAAGAAGTTTCGTTTCGATCCGTTTACTATGGATGAATTGTATAACATCATGGACGTAACATCCTACCTGCAGATACCCGAACAGAAAGGGCCGGTGCAGAACGCCTACTGGGCGCTGACACAAAAAATGATATCGCTCACAAAGGAACTTATCGAAGAAAGAAGAGCAGCCAACAACCCTATACTGGATGCCTCAGGAAAAGAAATATCATTCCCCTGATGAAACTCTCCCACTATAATTCAAAAATATCAGCATAATGAGGTCATTATTCTTTTATACTAATCTTCTGTTCTGCTTTGCTGCTGTTCTGATCAGTGGTTGCAAAAAAGATTTGGTGAACGGCAATAAAAAACTACCGGATCATTTTACCATTGAGCTGCCAGGGGAAGACCTGACACTGATCAGGGGCCTGGAAGGCGCAGACTCTATCAAGGCAAGGATCAGGATACCGGGGCAATCATCTTCACAATTTGATACAGCCGCTTATACCTTCATTTGGACCAGTCTCTCCAATGGAGACACGCTTAGTCTGAAGCCATACCTTATACCCGGTGATTTTGACGGATTACCTGCTGTTCTGAATTCCGTTTTACTCACCGTAAAAGAAAAGAAAACAGGAATAGTGGAAATAGCCACCAGTTCGGTTTCCATTACTACGCCAACACGCGAGGGATGGATAATACTGGGAGAAAAAGCCGGTGCTTCACAACTCGGCATGCTTACCTACACTACACAGGGGTACAAGAAATTCGTGGACCTGGCAACTGAACTGGGAAAGAATATACCGCTCAGCGGAAAACCAGTCTGCATCAATGCGATAGGCAGCGATATCTATTTCGGATTGAGTGTACTGCAATGGGTGGGCATCACCACGGACCAGGAGATCAAGGTACTGCAGAGCATGGACTTTGTAGTGGACGAGAATATTTCCAATTTTCTTACCAGTACTTTTCAACCCGGTCCGGCAAATCCTGTCAGGATCGAAAAGACCGGCTATACAAGTTTTACAGCCAATAAAGGTGACGATCTGTTTTTTACAAGCCTGTTCTACCTGAAATATATGGGCCTCATGATGGTTCAGCAATTGAATGAATGGAATGGTCAGCCTTTCCATGTTTCCAAAATGCATACCTATGTGGGACCAGGCCGCGGGCCTTTTGATTATAGCCGCCTGGTATATGATCTGGACGAATACAAATTCAGATGGGTACCTGATGACGGACATGATCTTAGTCTTCAAACCCCTTTTTCGATGGATGGTTTTCAACCATATGCCATACAGAACAAAATGAGTGAGCCTGGTGAAGAAAGCCTGATCCTTTCATTGCTGCATAATCCGGTAACCCAGCAGAGTTACATGCTGCAATTCCTGACAAATGGAATAGTGAAAGAAACCAAACAGATCGCTTATGCCGATGCCGCGGATATCATCGCTTCCAGATTCATCGAGATCGATCACAATACAGGATACATCATCTATGTAAAAGGAAACAAAGTGATGGCCTATGATTATACCATTGGCCAGACCTTCATGCTGCTGGATATGGGCAATGAATCCATCAGCCTGATGAAATTTGAAAAATACAATCAGGGATTCAGCAAAATGCCCGGCCGTGTTGAATTGTATGATGAGTTGTTCAAAAGACTGTTGGTTTGTACCTATGATGCAACGAGCCCCGATAATAGCGGAACATTCAGATTATACCAGATACCATTAGGACATCAGGCGCCAGTGCTTGAATCTGAAGAAGCAGGGTTCCCCAAAATAGTGGACGCTTCGTTTGTGCCTATCCATTAGGCAAAGTATCACTGAGCAGTAAGTGCAATTGACAGAGGAGGCAGAATTGCCTTCCGGGGATCTTTTTGCCCAATAGTAATTCAATCATTTTTTAATACTGAAACCCATATGAGTAGCATTTTAAAGATCGAAAATCTTTCTCACCGGTATAGTGCAGCCTGGGCTGTTCGGGATATCAATCTCGAAATAGCGCAAACCGGCGTCATTGGCCTGTTGGGATCGAATGGTGCAGGCAAGTCCACTACCATGAATATCATTTGCGGTGTGTTGAATCAAACTGAAGGAAAGGTTTTTATCGATGGAAAAGATACAAGGAAGGAACCCGAAGCTGCGAAAATGAATATCGGCTTCCTGCCACAGAGCCCGCCCCTGCACAGTGATTTCACAGTGAATGAATACCTCACTTATGCTGCAGGGCTTCGACTGATGGAAAAAAGCACAATCAAAAGCGCTGTGGAAGAGGCTATGGAGAGAACGGGGATTTCTCATTTCAGCTCCAGGCTCATCAGTAATCTTTCCGGTGGCTACAAACAGCGTGTGGGCATTGCACAGGCGATCATTCATAAACCACGGCTCGTGGTGATGGACGAGCCTACCAATGGC
This portion of the Pseudobacter ginsenosidimutans genome encodes:
- a CDS encoding RagB/SusD family nutrient uptake outer membrane protein, giving the protein MKIKAIGKPTVFIFLILGLLLLQSSSCKKFLQVQPRDYMFEEEAFSTPKGVESVLNGIYQSLADSLSYGNALSLNATENMAQYYYSFRGPYSNVFRDFIYVVPEARTALNNIWSQSYRTILGVNNFCERLEAPSFNVLPAAQRNIMLGEAYAIRAYLHFDLLRMFGPVYAKDAAKQAIPYVRIVAREAQPVLPANEVVTAIMKDLEASLALLENDPVRTKGPDWSTASAEGQAVDYLSNRQRRMNYFAVKAFAARVLLYAGKKSEAWNSVQSMLTAQEAFFPWPTEPDYNKDPLLSKETFFGIENRKMYDYDRRMFSALLNDEVIATPAPARLDEIYNAASKDLRLKYWFKVGLEGDKTYKVMTKFSNTTVASSWLRYFQPLIRKSELYLIAAETAPVLEQGYYYLNTLRVNKGLPPVQYQPGSTTAELMSNIRAEYQREFIGEGQLFFMFKRLNLAEIPSYTGAATIPMDDWKYVPPVPDDESWYR
- a CDS encoding ABC transporter ATP-binding protein, which translates into the protein MSSILKIENLSHRYSAAWAVRDINLEIAQTGVIGLLGSNGAGKSTTMNIICGVLNQTEGKVFIDGKDTRKEPEAAKMNIGFLPQSPPLHSDFTVNEYLTYAAGLRLMEKSTIKSAVEEAMERTGISHFSSRLISNLSGGYKQRVGIAQAIIHKPRLVVMDEPTNGLDPNQIIEARKLIREIAQERTVLLSSHILSEIHLLCREVIMIEAGRIVFSDTMDAFNNYIQPGTMLLKMENPPPLSELLSIKGVSKAEYLTDKQARLYFDGDQDITERIIETAVKSGWRVREANLDKNLLDDIFKQLSTQSL